The Phenylobacterium koreense genome window below encodes:
- a CDS encoding ATP-binding protein has protein sequence MTRPLKGWPTASLFWQLLALIGASLVAAQAISLILLFNLPPPAPDFYRASEITQALRGPPPNITDRRPLIVRISDEPPPMAIESNVTPKIRAQLAKSLGVPVDSVVISSASRFPVSDRRVFRVIRDRMARAGEEEEHFLIAPFDVAVAQPDGKWKVVRPERGIGLSPWQQRLVLVFILSTLAMAPAALVVARRLSAPIRLFTDAAERLGRDPGAPPLSPRSLKGSAEIAVAVRAFNEMQERLRRYVEDRTTMMGAIAHDLRTPLTRLRFRVEAAPEDARAKMVGDIDQMEEMISAALTFVRDTNRPGERTRLELSSLLESLCDEMAETGFDIEVERGEKVVLTGDPVALRRLFTNLLENAVKFGERARARVFTDGTNAVVEIEDDGPGIPPEETERVFDPFYRREPSRSRQTGGIGLGLAVVRSVARGHGGDAFLVNRPGGGLTARVQLPL, from the coding sequence ATGACCCGCCCTTTGAAGGGCTGGCCGACCGCTTCGCTCTTCTGGCAGTTGCTGGCCCTGATCGGCGCCAGTCTGGTCGCCGCCCAGGCGATCAGCCTCATCCTGCTGTTCAACCTGCCGCCGCCGGCGCCGGACTTCTATCGGGCCAGTGAGATCACGCAGGCGCTGCGCGGGCCGCCCCCGAACATCACTGACCGACGCCCCCTGATCGTCAGGATCAGCGATGAGCCGCCGCCGATGGCGATCGAAAGCAACGTCACCCCCAAGATCCGCGCTCAGCTCGCCAAGAGCCTCGGCGTTCCGGTCGACAGCGTGGTGATCTCCTCGGCCTCGCGGTTCCCGGTCTCCGACCGCCGGGTCTTCCGGGTGATCCGCGATCGCATGGCGCGGGCAGGCGAGGAAGAGGAACACTTCCTCATTGCGCCCTTCGACGTGGCGGTGGCGCAGCCGGACGGAAAATGGAAGGTCGTCCGTCCCGAGCGCGGCATAGGCCTCAGCCCCTGGCAGCAGCGGCTGGTTCTCGTCTTCATCCTTTCGACCCTGGCCATGGCTCCAGCCGCTCTCGTCGTGGCGCGGCGGCTGTCGGCGCCCATCCGCCTGTTCACCGACGCGGCCGAACGGCTGGGCCGCGACCCGGGCGCACCGCCGCTGTCGCCACGCTCCCTCAAGGGCTCGGCCGAAATCGCTGTCGCGGTGAGGGCGTTCAACGAGATGCAGGAGCGGTTGCGCCGCTACGTGGAGGACCGCACCACCATGATGGGCGCCATCGCCCACGACCTGCGCACGCCCCTCACCCGGCTACGGTTCCGGGTCGAGGCGGCGCCCGAGGACGCCCGCGCCAAGATGGTCGGCGACATCGACCAGATGGAGGAGATGATCTCGGCCGCGCTGACCTTCGTGCGCGACACCAACCGCCCGGGCGAGCGGACGCGGCTGGAACTGTCGTCGCTGCTGGAAAGCCTGTGCGACGAGATGGCCGAGACTGGCTTCGACATCGAGGTGGAGCGCGGCGAGAAGGTGGTCCTGACCGGCGATCCCGTCGCCCTGCGCCGGCTCTTCACCAATCTGCTGGAAAACGCCGTGAAGTTCGGCGAGCGCGCCCGCGCCCGCGTCTTCACCGACGGGACCAACGCCGTGGTCGAGATCGAGGATGACGGTCCCGGCATCCCGCCCGAGGAGACCGAACGCGTCTTCGACCCCTTCTATCGCCGCGAACCCTCACGCAGCCGCCAGACCGGGGGCATCGGCCTTGGCCTGGCGGTCGTCCGCTCGGTCGCCAGGGGTCACGGCGGCGACGCCTTCCTGGTCAATCGGCCGGGCGGGGGCCTGACCGCGCGGGTCCAATTGCCGCTCTGA
- a CDS encoding amino acid permease, with protein sequence MWRVKSLDAILATAEKKSLHRSLGPIQLTLLGIGGIIGTGIFVLTAEAAQKAGPGMLISFVIAGVVCAVAALCYSELAAMAPVSGSAYTYSYASLGEFVAWLVGWALILEYAVAASAVAVGWSGYVVGLLDHSLGIVIPHALANGPHAGGIVNIPAIVIAFAVTGLLVIGTTESATVNAVLVAIKVAALTAFVVLSIPVINDANFRPFAPMGTPGIIAAAASIFFAYVGFDAVSTAAEETRDPQRNVPIGLIGSLAICTLFYILVAAGAIGSFGAQPVSGPNGEVLAAGSSALAARCAEVSAIAETPLVCSREALAHVMREIDHPVIGNLLGLAAGLALPSVILMMIYGQTRIFFVMSRDGLLPEVFSRIHPRFKTPHIITMVTGAAVAFAAAFFPVGQLADISNSGTLFAFLVVAVAVMMLRKTDPNRRRPFRTPAVFVVAPVAIAGCITLFMFLPSAAKLVFPVWSAIGLVLYFAYGFRKSHVARGLVEVPELSADAPPTAVPPMPDAPAPGDRG encoded by the coding sequence ATGTGGCGAGTTAAATCGCTCGACGCGATTCTAGCGACCGCAGAAAAGAAATCACTGCACCGGTCGCTGGGCCCCATACAGCTTACCCTGCTCGGGATCGGCGGAATCATCGGTACTGGCATCTTCGTCCTTACCGCGGAAGCGGCCCAGAAGGCCGGTCCGGGGATGCTCATTTCTTTCGTCATCGCCGGCGTCGTCTGCGCCGTCGCGGCGCTCTGCTATTCGGAACTGGCGGCGATGGCCCCGGTTTCTGGATCGGCTTACACCTATTCCTATGCTTCGCTTGGTGAATTCGTCGCCTGGCTTGTGGGCTGGGCGCTGATCCTGGAATACGCGGTGGCGGCGAGCGCCGTGGCCGTGGGCTGGTCAGGCTATGTCGTGGGCCTTCTCGACCACTCCCTGGGCATAGTCATCCCGCACGCCCTGGCCAACGGACCCCATGCCGGCGGGATCGTGAATATCCCGGCGATCGTCATCGCCTTCGCCGTCACCGGGCTGCTGGTCATCGGCACCACCGAGAGCGCCACCGTCAACGCCGTGCTCGTCGCGATCAAGGTCGCCGCGCTGACCGCCTTCGTCGTGCTGTCGATCCCCGTCATCAACGATGCGAACTTCCGGCCCTTCGCCCCGATGGGCACCCCCGGCATCATCGCCGCGGCGGCGTCGATCTTCTTCGCCTACGTAGGCTTCGATGCGGTGTCCACGGCCGCCGAGGAGACGCGCGATCCGCAACGGAACGTCCCCATCGGGCTGATCGGCTCGCTGGCGATCTGCACCCTGTTCTACATCCTGGTCGCCGCGGGCGCGATCGGCTCCTTCGGCGCCCAGCCGGTCAGCGGCCCGAACGGCGAGGTCCTGGCCGCCGGCTCCTCGGCCCTGGCCGCCCGCTGCGCCGAGGTCTCGGCAATCGCCGAAACCCCGCTGGTCTGCTCGCGCGAGGCCCTGGCCCACGTGATGCGCGAGATCGACCATCCGGTCATCGGCAACCTGCTCGGCCTCGCCGCCGGCCTGGCCCTGCCCTCGGTCATCTTGATGATGATCTACGGCCAGACCCGCATCTTCTTCGTGATGTCGCGCGACGGCCTGCTGCCGGAGGTGTTCAGCAGGATCCACCCCCGCTTCAAGACCCCGCACATCATCACCATGGTGACCGGCGCGGCGGTGGCCTTCGCCGCCGCCTTCTTCCCGGTCGGCCAACTTGCGGACATCTCCAACTCCGGGACGCTCTTCGCCTTCCTGGTGGTCGCCGTCGCGGTCATGATGCTGCGCAAGACCGATCCCAACCGCCGCCGCCCCTTCAGGACGCCGGCGGTGTTCGTCGTGGCGCCGGTGGCCATCGCCGGCTGCATCACCCTGTTCATGTTCCTGCCGTCGGCCGCCAAACTGGTCTTCCCGGTGTGGTCGGCGATCGGCCTGGTGCTCTACTTCGCCTACGGCTTCCGCAAGAGCCACGTCGCCCGCGGCCTCGTCGAGGTTCCCGAGCTGTCCGCGGACGCCCCGCCCACCGCAGTTCCTCCCATGCCGGACGCCCCGGCCCCAGGGGATCGCGGCTGA
- a CDS encoding general stress protein produces the protein MDLETNAKPKSRRGFAAMNPERRREIARKGGASVPGEKRSFAKDRDLAASAGRKGGESSRGGGRSRGDRLES, from the coding sequence ATGGATCTTGAAACCAACGCCAAGCCGAAGTCCCGCCGCGGATTTGCAGCTATGAATCCCGAACGCCGCCGCGAGATCGCCCGCAAGGGCGGCGCCAGCGTGCCCGGCGAGAAGCGCAGCTTCGCCAAGGACCGCGACCTGGCCGCTTCGGCCGGACGTAAAGGTGGCGAGTCCTCGCGCGGCGGCGGCCGCAGCCGCGGCGACAGGCTGGAAAGCTAA
- the egtB gene encoding ergothioneine biosynthesis protein EgtB produces MSPTDKAIFSPAAERPTDARGALGRFRRVREATLALAAPLSPEDQLAQSMPDASPTKWHLAHTTWFFETFLLTPHLANYRLFDPAFGYLFNSYYEAIGPRQPRPQRGLLTRPPLERVLAYRAHVDEAMGRLLAKGAPGELADLLNLGLAHEEQHQELILMDILHLFAQSPLKPAYAPAPALPVGRDPGPAGEVAFAGGLVEIGHQGGGFAFDNEGPRHKAYLEPYRLADRLVTNAEWLAFMADGGYARPELWLSEGWARVQAEAWEAPLYWERGPDGAWLAMTLQGRRALAPHAPVTHVSFYEADAFATWAGARLPTEAEWEAAAALVDVSGNFREQRQFGPAAARSQPGLRQMFGDVWEWTRSAYSPYPGFHPAAGAVGEYNGKFMVGQMVLRGGCCASPEGHVRASYRNFFYPHQRWMFSGVRLAWDEDMRTDASSFERDVLAGLGKPRKALPAKYFYDAEGSRLFEEITELPEYYPTRTELSLMRDKAAEMAAVIPQGAALVELGSGASTKTRLLLDAAPQVATYVPIDISRSALDEAARAIARDYPNLRVAPLVEDFTKALALPAEAKDQPRVGFFPGSTIGNLTPGEVVEFLENARRLLGEGAEFLVGIDLVKDEETLVAAYDDAQGVTAAFNLNLLTRINRELGGDFDLAKFRHKAVWNGEASRIEMHLESKVEHAAHVAGRVFRFAAGETIHTENSYKFTVEGFGRLAAQAGWKLERAWESAAPSFAVVLLRA; encoded by the coding sequence ATGTCACCGACCGACAAGGCGATCTTCAGTCCTGCGGCAGAGCGGCCCACCGACGCCCGCGGGGCGCTGGGCCGCTTTCGACGGGTCCGGGAGGCGACCCTCGCCCTGGCCGCGCCTCTGTCGCCAGAGGACCAACTCGCCCAGTCGATGCCCGACGCCAGCCCCACCAAGTGGCACTTGGCCCATACGACCTGGTTCTTCGAGACCTTCCTGCTGACGCCGCATCTTGCGAACTACCGGCTGTTCGATCCGGCGTTCGGCTACCTCTTCAACTCCTATTACGAGGCCATTGGCCCGCGGCAGCCGCGCCCGCAGCGCGGCCTGCTGACCCGGCCGCCGCTGGAGCGGGTGCTGGCCTATCGCGCGCACGTGGACGAGGCCATGGGCCGGCTGCTGGCCAAGGGCGCGCCGGGTGAGCTGGCCGACCTGCTGAACCTCGGCCTGGCGCATGAGGAGCAGCATCAGGAACTGATCCTGATGGACATTCTGCACCTCTTCGCCCAGTCGCCGCTGAAGCCCGCCTATGCGCCGGCGCCGGCGTTGCCGGTGGGCCGTGATCCTGGCCCTGCCGGCGAGGTGGCCTTCGCGGGCGGGCTGGTGGAGATCGGACACCAGGGCGGCGGCTTCGCCTTCGACAACGAGGGCCCGCGCCACAAGGCCTATCTGGAACCCTATCGGCTGGCCGATCGGCTGGTCACCAACGCCGAGTGGCTGGCCTTCATGGCCGATGGCGGCTACGCGCGCCCCGAGCTCTGGCTGTCGGAAGGCTGGGCGCGCGTCCAGGCCGAAGCCTGGGAAGCCCCGCTCTACTGGGAGCGCGGGCCGGACGGGGCCTGGCTGGCCATGACCCTGCAGGGCCGCCGCGCGCTCGCGCCCCACGCGCCGGTGACGCATGTGAGCTTCTACGAGGCGGACGCCTTCGCCACCTGGGCCGGCGCGCGGCTCCCGACCGAGGCCGAGTGGGAAGCCGCTGCGGCGCTCGTGGATGTGTCGGGCAACTTCCGCGAGCAGCGCCAGTTCGGCCCCGCCGCCGCCAGGTCCCAGCCGGGCCTGCGGCAGATGTTCGGCGATGTGTGGGAATGGACCCGCAGCGCCTATTCGCCCTATCCGGGCTTCCATCCCGCGGCCGGGGCCGTCGGCGAGTACAACGGCAAGTTCATGGTGGGCCAGATGGTCCTGCGCGGCGGCTGCTGCGCGAGCCCCGAGGGGCATGTGCGGGCGAGCTACCGCAACTTCTTCTATCCCCATCAGCGCTGGATGTTCTCGGGGGTGAGATTGGCCTGGGACGAGGATATGCGAACCGACGCGTCGAGCTTCGAGCGGGATGTGCTGGCCGGCCTGGGCAAGCCGCGGAAGGCGCTGCCTGCCAAGTATTTCTACGACGCCGAGGGATCGCGGCTGTTCGAAGAGATCACCGAGCTTCCGGAGTATTATCCGACCCGGACGGAACTGTCCCTGATGCGGGACAAGGCCGCCGAGATGGCGGCGGTCATCCCGCAGGGCGCGGCCCTCGTGGAACTGGGTAGCGGCGCCAGCACCAAGACGCGCCTGTTGCTCGACGCAGCGCCCCAGGTGGCGACCTATGTCCCGATCGACATCAGCCGTTCGGCGCTGGACGAAGCGGCCCGCGCGATCGCCCGCGACTATCCGAACCTGCGCGTCGCCCCGCTGGTCGAGGACTTCACGAAGGCCCTGGCCCTGCCGGCCGAGGCCAAGGATCAGCCGCGGGTCGGCTTCTTCCCGGGATCGACGATCGGCAACCTCACGCCTGGCGAGGTGGTCGAGTTTCTCGAGAACGCCCGGCGGCTGCTGGGCGAGGGGGCGGAGTTCCTGGTCGGCATAGACCTGGTCAAGGACGAGGAGACCCTCGTCGCCGCCTATGACGATGCCCAGGGGGTGACCGCCGCCTTCAACCTGAACCTCCTGACGAGGATCAATCGCGAATTAGGCGGCGACTTCGATCTCGCCAAGTTCCGCCACAAGGCCGTCTGGAACGGCGAGGCGAGCCGGATCGAGATGCATCTGGAGAGCAAAGTCGAACACGCGGCGCATGTCGCTGGCCGCGTGTTCCGCTTCGCCGCGGGCGAAACCATCCACACCGAGAACTCCTACAAGTTCACGGTCGAAGGCTTCGGTCGGCTGGCGGCGCAGGCAGGTTGGAAGCTGGAACGGGCTTGGGAAAGCGCCGCTCCGAGCTTCGCAGTCGTCCTGCTGCGCGCTTAG
- a CDS encoding TrmH family RNA methyltransferase: MSRAVTSLTNPTVKSVRALHLRKERDASGLFVAEGLKIVTEAVELGHAPRILMYGKDAEGHPLLKRAIQATQAARGEVIEVTHEILAKVSRRDNPQAVVAVFAQGYTSLTELKPQSAPCFVALHRVRDPGNLGTIIRTADAAGCGAVILVGECCDPYSVEAVRATMGSIFAVPIVKASEAEFAGWRSNWPGSVVGTLLTATVDHRQATYAKPAMVLMGNEQQGLTPEMAALCDVNVKIPMRGRADSLNLSVATGIMIYAAT; encoded by the coding sequence ATGAGCCGCGCCGTCACTTCCCTGACCAACCCGACGGTCAAGTCGGTCCGCGCCCTGCATCTGCGCAAGGAGCGGGACGCCTCGGGCCTGTTCGTCGCCGAGGGCCTGAAGATCGTCACCGAGGCGGTCGAGCTGGGCCACGCGCCGCGCATCTTGATGTACGGCAAGGACGCCGAGGGTCATCCGCTGCTCAAGCGGGCCATCCAGGCGACCCAAGCCGCCCGCGGCGAAGTGATCGAGGTCACCCACGAGATCCTGGCCAAGGTCTCGCGGCGCGATAACCCGCAGGCGGTGGTGGCGGTGTTCGCACAAGGCTACACGTCGCTCACCGAGCTGAAGCCTCAGTCGGCGCCGTGCTTCGTCGCCCTGCACCGGGTCCGCGACCCGGGCAATCTGGGCACCATCATCCGCACCGCCGACGCGGCCGGCTGCGGGGCGGTGATCCTGGTGGGCGAGTGCTGCGATCCCTATTCGGTGGAAGCGGTCCGGGCGACCATGGGCTCGATCTTCGCGGTGCCGATCGTCAAGGCCAGCGAGGCGGAGTTCGCCGGCTGGCGGTCGAACTGGCCGGGCTCGGTGGTCGGCACCCTGCTGACCGCCACCGTCGACCATCGCCAGGCGACCTACGCCAAGCCCGCCATGGTGCTGATGGGCAACGAGCAACAGGGCCTGACGCCGGAGATGGCCGCCCTCTGCGACGTCAACGTCAAGATCCCGATGCGCGGCCGGGCCGACAGCCTTAACCTGTCGGTGGCGACCGGGATCATGATCTACGCGGCCACCTAG
- a CDS encoding MBL fold metallo-hydrolase — MQEPPIRALIAPVTPLQQNCTIVWCSKTSKAAIIDPGGEVPRLLQALEQHKLTLDRIWITHGHLDHAGGAAALQEATGVPIEGPHPDDAFWIDEITASGAKWGMPDARSFTPDRWLGDGDRVSLGETEFEVLHCPGHTPGHVIFFHRQARFAQVGDVLFQGSVGRTDFPRGNHQQLIDSITQKLWPLGDDVRFVPGHGPMSSFGQERQTNPFVADEVLAGA; from the coding sequence ATGCAAGAGCCTCCCATCCGCGCCCTGATCGCGCCGGTCACCCCGCTGCAGCAGAACTGCACCATCGTCTGGTGCTCGAAGACCTCCAAGGCCGCCATCATCGACCCCGGCGGCGAGGTCCCTCGCCTGCTGCAGGCCCTGGAGCAGCACAAGCTCACCCTCGACCGGATCTGGATCACCCACGGCCACCTGGACCACGCCGGAGGCGCGGCCGCCCTGCAGGAGGCGACCGGCGTTCCCATCGAAGGGCCGCACCCGGACGACGCCTTCTGGATCGACGAGATCACCGCTTCGGGCGCCAAGTGGGGCATGCCCGACGCCCGCTCCTTCACGCCCGACCGCTGGCTGGGCGACGGCGACAGAGTGTCGCTGGGAGAGACCGAGTTCGAGGTCCTGCACTGTCCGGGGCACACGCCGGGCCACGTGATCTTCTTCCATCGGCAGGCCCGCTTCGCCCAGGTCGGCGACGTCCTGTTCCAGGGATCCGTCGGCCGCACGGATTTCCCGCGGGGCAACCATCAGCAGCTCATCGATTCCATCACCCAGAAGCTGTGGCCGCTCGGCGACGACGTCCGCTTCGTGCCCGGCCACGGCCCCATGTCCAGCTTCGGCCAGGAGCGGCAGACCAATCCCTTCGTGGCCGACGAGGTGCTGGCCGGCGCCTAA
- the hrpB gene encoding ATP-dependent helicase HrpB has protein sequence MLPVEEILPALTSALASRNSAVLVAPPGAGKTTVVPLRLLDQAWLGDGKVVMLEPRRLAARAAAERMAKTLGERVGDRVGYRVRMQSKVSARTRIEVVTEGVFSRMILDDPSLEGVGAVIFDEFHERSLDADLGLALARDAQGVLREDLRLLVMSATLDGAAVARLLDDAPVIESLGRAFPVETRYLGRDERVRLEERVTRAVQRALAEETGSVLVFLPGQGEILRTADLLSEQVKRPDVVIAPLYGAMDPADQDRAISPSEPGLRKVVLATSIAETSLTIEGVRVVIDSGLARVPRFDPASGLTRLATVRVSRAAADQRRGRAGRTEPGVAYRLWEEVETRALPAFADPEILDADLSGLVLDLARWGARVPAALAFLDPPPAAAFNEARSLLVRLEALSEAGVLTAHGEALSEFPLPPRLAHMVLKANASGQAGRAASIAALLTERGLGGRDADLRHRLEALQRDRSPRARDAKALASRWAALAGKPGREGEMADGLLLAFAYPERIAKARGGTGEFQLVTGRGVFVEPTDALAREKWLAVAEMGGGDRRDRVLLAAPLDDVELTSGFSSQFEVEQRLDESGGGRLRVKRVTRLGKLTVREEIDDNPDPALIAQALAAKVRQDGVGKLAWGDAATSLRERIAYLRGQGQDWPDLSDAGLAERADEWLIPLLHGRRALSELKPDLLDGALRALVPWDQQRRLDSEAPARWTAPTGNSFAIDYAAEGGPRVEVRVQEVFGLSQHPTVGGQPLTLSLLSPAHRPIQTTKDLPGFWRGSWKDVRSDMRGRYPKHVWPEDPASAAPTTRAKPRGT, from the coding sequence ATGCTCCCCGTTGAGGAAATTTTGCCCGCGCTGACCTCGGCGCTCGCCTCTCGCAACAGCGCCGTGCTGGTGGCGCCGCCGGGCGCGGGCAAGACGACGGTCGTCCCGCTCCGCCTGCTGGATCAGGCCTGGCTCGGCGATGGCAAGGTCGTGATGCTCGAGCCGCGGCGTCTCGCCGCGCGCGCCGCCGCCGAGCGCATGGCCAAGACCTTGGGGGAACGGGTCGGCGACCGGGTCGGCTATCGCGTGCGAATGCAGTCCAAGGTCTCGGCCCGCACGCGCATCGAGGTGGTGACCGAGGGCGTCTTCAGCCGGATGATCCTCGACGATCCCAGCCTTGAGGGCGTGGGCGCGGTCATCTTCGACGAGTTCCACGAGCGCAGCCTGGACGCGGACCTCGGCCTCGCCCTGGCCCGCGACGCTCAGGGCGTCCTGCGCGAGGACCTGCGTCTCCTGGTGATGTCGGCGACACTGGACGGGGCCGCGGTCGCGCGCCTGCTGGACGATGCGCCGGTGATCGAAAGTCTGGGCCGCGCCTTCCCGGTCGAGACCCGCTATCTCGGCCGTGACGAGCGGGTGCGGCTGGAGGAGCGCGTGACTCGCGCCGTGCAGCGGGCGCTGGCCGAGGAGACTGGCAGCGTCCTTGTCTTCCTGCCAGGCCAGGGAGAAATCCTGCGGACGGCGGACCTGCTGTCGGAGCAGGTGAAGCGGCCGGATGTCGTGATCGCGCCGCTCTACGGCGCGATGGACCCCGCAGACCAGGACCGGGCCATTTCGCCCTCCGAGCCTGGCTTACGCAAGGTCGTCCTCGCCACCTCCATCGCCGAGACCAGCCTGACCATCGAAGGCGTGCGGGTGGTGATCGATTCCGGCCTCGCCCGCGTCCCGCGGTTCGATCCGGCCAGCGGCCTGACACGCCTGGCGACCGTCCGGGTCAGCCGGGCGGCGGCCGATCAGCGACGCGGCCGCGCAGGTCGTACCGAGCCCGGCGTCGCCTATCGCCTGTGGGAAGAGGTCGAGACCCGCGCCCTGCCGGCCTTCGCCGATCCCGAGATCCTCGACGCCGACCTCTCCGGCCTGGTCCTCGACCTCGCCCGCTGGGGCGCGCGCGTCCCGGCCGCCCTGGCCTTCCTCGATCCGCCGCCAGCCGCCGCGTTCAACGAGGCGCGCAGCCTGCTCGTCCGTCTGGAAGCCCTGTCCGAGGCCGGCGTGCTGACCGCCCACGGAGAGGCGCTCAGCGAGTTTCCGTTGCCGCCGCGGCTGGCGCACATGGTCCTGAAAGCGAACGCCTCGGGCCAGGCTGGCAGGGCGGCGTCGATCGCCGCGCTTTTGACCGAGCGGGGGCTGGGCGGCCGCGACGCCGACCTTCGTCACCGCCTCGAAGCCCTGCAGCGGGACCGTTCGCCGCGGGCGCGGGACGCAAAGGCCCTGGCCTCGCGCTGGGCGGCGCTGGCCGGCAAGCCGGGCAGGGAAGGCGAGATGGCCGATGGCCTGCTGCTGGCCTTTGCCTATCCCGAGCGGATCGCCAAGGCGCGGGGCGGGACCGGCGAGTTTCAGCTCGTCACCGGCCGCGGCGTCTTCGTCGAGCCGACCGACGCTCTGGCGCGGGAGAAGTGGCTGGCGGTGGCCGAGATGGGCGGAGGCGATCGCCGCGACCGGGTCCTGCTCGCTGCGCCTCTGGACGATGTCGAACTAACCAGCGGCTTCTCCAGCCAGTTCGAGGTCGAGCAGCGCCTGGACGAAAGCGGCGGCGGCCGCCTGCGGGTCAAGCGCGTGACGCGGCTCGGCAAGCTGACGGTCCGCGAAGAGATCGACGACAACCCGGACCCGGCCCTCATTGCCCAGGCGCTTGCGGCCAAGGTCCGCCAGGACGGCGTCGGCAAGCTCGCCTGGGGCGATGCCGCGACCTCCCTGCGCGAGCGGATCGCCTATCTGCGCGGCCAGGGCCAGGACTGGCCCGACCTCTCGGACGCGGGGCTGGCGGAGCGGGCCGACGAGTGGCTGATCCCGCTGCTGCACGGCCGCCGTGCATTGTCGGAGCTGAAGCCTGACCTGCTGGACGGCGCGCTACGGGCGCTCGTTCCCTGGGACCAGCAGCGGCGGCTGGACTCCGAGGCGCCCGCGCGCTGGACCGCGCCCACCGGCAACAGCTTCGCCATCGACTATGCTGCCGAGGGCGGTCCCAGGGTCGAGGTCCGCGTGCAGGAGGTGTTCGGCCTGTCCCAGCATCCCACCGTGGGCGGTCAGCCCCTGACCCTCTCCCTGCTGTCGCCGGCGCATCGCCCGATCCAGACCACCAAGGATCTGCCGGGCTTCTGGCGGGGCTCCTGGAAGGATGTGCGGTCCGACATGCGCGGCCGCTATCCCAAGCACGTCTGGCCCGAAGACCCGGCCAGCGCCGCGCCCACCACCCGGGCCAAGCCGCGAGGAACCTAG
- a CDS encoding response regulator, whose product MLNMETRTEQSAAGQTAARILMVDDDPGIRDVVSDFLAKHGYQVETAGDAREMEQALERGPIDLIVLDVMLPGEDGLAICRRLAVSEGPPIIMLSAMGEDTDRIVGLELGADDYLSKPCNPRELLARVRAVLRRAEQRGQTNSVNAGCEFAGWRLDLVRRELRSPQGVVVNLSSGEFSLLRAFVERPQRVLTRDQLLEFARGPDSDAFDRAIDVQISRLRRKLDDGGGQDLIRTVRNEGYMFTPKVKRS is encoded by the coding sequence ATGCTGAACATGGAAACGCGTACCGAACAGTCCGCGGCTGGCCAGACTGCAGCCCGCATCCTGATGGTCGATGACGACCCGGGCATCCGGGACGTGGTGTCCGACTTTCTGGCCAAGCACGGATATCAGGTCGAAACGGCGGGCGACGCCCGTGAGATGGAGCAGGCGCTGGAGCGCGGCCCCATCGACCTGATCGTTCTGGACGTCATGCTGCCCGGCGAAGACGGACTGGCCATCTGCCGGCGCCTCGCCGTCAGCGAAGGTCCGCCGATCATCATGCTGTCGGCCATGGGCGAGGACACCGACCGCATCGTCGGCCTGGAGCTCGGCGCCGACGACTATCTTTCCAAGCCCTGCAATCCGCGCGAGCTGCTGGCGCGGGTGCGCGCGGTGCTGCGCCGCGCCGAGCAGCGCGGCCAGACGAACTCGGTGAACGCCGGCTGCGAGTTCGCCGGATGGCGCCTGGATCTGGTCCGGCGTGAGCTGCGCTCGCCCCAGGGGGTGGTTGTGAACCTTTCCTCGGGCGAGTTCTCGCTCCTGCGAGCCTTCGTGGAGCGTCCCCAGCGCGTCCTTACCCGCGACCAGCTCCTGGAATTCGCCCGCGGCCCCGACTCCGACGCCTTCGACCGGGCCATCGACGTCCAGATCAGCCGGCTGCGTCGGAAGCTGGACGACGGCGGCGGCCAGGACCTGATCCGCACGGTGCGCAACGAAGGCTACATGTTCACCCCGAAGGTGAAGCGTTCATGA
- a CDS encoding class I SAM-dependent methyltransferase: protein MTRTAPIVADLPGAMRTTGWADYALLDSGGGRKLERYGPYSVVRPEPQAMWSPRLPEDVWARADAVFDPTDEEDAGRWRFRGKPKESWPMSWGQVRYHARFTAFRHLAFFPEQAANWAFLDERVRSFSGGQPKILNLFGYTGVASLVCAAAGAHVTHVDASKKAVAWARENAALSGLEDRPVRWICEDARRYVQREVRRGSRYDGIILDPPKYGRGPDGEVWRLFENLPELFELCAQLLSDNASFLLLNAYAERISGAALSSLCAATLRGRGGTVDWGELTLVEEAGDRQIGMSFYGRWSA from the coding sequence ATGACCAGGACCGCTCCCATCGTCGCCGACCTGCCCGGCGCCATGCGCACGACAGGCTGGGCCGACTACGCCCTGCTGGACAGCGGCGGCGGCCGCAAGCTCGAGCGCTACGGCCCCTACAGCGTCGTGCGGCCAGAACCGCAGGCCATGTGGTCGCCGCGGCTGCCCGAGGATGTCTGGGCGCGAGCCGACGCGGTGTTCGATCCCACCGACGAGGAGGACGCCGGGCGCTGGCGCTTCCGCGGCAAGCCGAAGGAAAGCTGGCCGATGAGCTGGGGCCAGGTGCGCTATCACGCCCGGTTCACAGCCTTCCGGCACCTGGCGTTCTTTCCCGAGCAGGCGGCCAACTGGGCGTTCTTGGACGAGCGCGTGCGCAGCTTCTCCGGAGGCCAGCCGAAGATCCTGAACCTCTTCGGCTACACCGGCGTGGCCAGCCTGGTCTGCGCGGCGGCCGGCGCGCATGTCACCCATGTGGACGCCTCCAAGAAAGCGGTGGCCTGGGCGCGCGAGAACGCCGCCCTTTCGGGCCTGGAGGACCGGCCGGTCCGCTGGATCTGCGAGGACGCCCGCCGCTACGTCCAGCGCGAGGTACGACGCGGTTCGCGCTACGACGGCATCATCCTCGACCCGCCGAAATACGGGCGCGGCCCGGACGGCGAGGTGTGGCGCCTGTTCGAGAACCTGCCTGAGCTTTTCGAGCTATGTGCACAACTTCTCTCGGATAATGCGTCGTTCCTGCTGCTCAACGCCTACGCCGAGCGGATCTCCGGCGCGGCGCTTTCCTCGTTGTGCGCGGCGACCTTGCGCGGCCGCGGAGGAACCGTCGACTGGGGCGAACTGACCCTGGTCGAGGAGGCCGGCGACCGGCAGATCGGCATGTCCTTCTATGGCCGGTGGTCCGCATGA